The following nucleotide sequence is from Dyella sp. BiH032.
CAGCGCGCTGGGTTCGTCGTCGATGAACACCTGCGCGCCGATGCCGAACATCGGCTCGGGGTTGCCGGCGACCAACATGAAGCGAACGCCTTCCTCGCGCGTATAGCGGAACTTGTAGACCACCGCCGGCAGGTTGCGCGTGATGTCGGTGAGCTGCTCCTCGGTGCGCCGGCGCTGGCGGGTCTCGCGGCGCAACCGCAGGTAGGCATAGGAAACCGTGCACAGGAATAGCAGCACGATGGCTATCACCGGCAGCGTCTTGCGCGCGATCTCGCGCCAGGTGCCGCCGTAGGTGTAATGCGAGGCGAGCCAGGTGTTGCGGATGGCCTGCTGCTTGCGCTCCGACATGTTCACCAGCACGCGGTTCATCAGGGGAACCAGCGGGGCGTATTTCTTAGCCACTCCCATGGCGAGCACGACGTGCTCTTCCGTGGGCGCATTGATCTTGAGACGACCCTGGAAGCGCTCGCGTATCACGAAATCGGCATTGGCGATGTCGCCGATGAAGGCATTGGCGGTGCCGTCGGCGACCTGGGCAAGACCTTCCTCGGTGCTTGCGACGGCCACGACGTTGACGCCGCGCATCCGGTCGATGATCGCCTTGATGGATTGCTTGGAGGTATTCGCGGTGACCGTCCAGCCGACCATGTCGCTGGTGCCGGTGATGGCGCCCGCCTCTGCCCGCGTGACGACCATGACGGGGTAATCCACATAGCCCACCGTGAAGTCCAGCACCTTCGCGTGCTCGGGGCTCATCGGCGAAATCGCCGGCAGCAGGTCGACCTTATCCTCGGCCAGCAGCTTGGTGACCTCGTTCCAGTTTCGCGCCGGTACGTAGGTAAGCCGCAGATTGAGTGCCCTGGCAACCTCGCGCAGGTAATCGCTGGAGATGCCCGCAGGCTGGCCGTGCCGGTCCAGCAGTGTGTAGGGCGGCGAAGTCGGATCGATGGAGACGCGCAATGGCGGCAGTTCCCGCAGCCAGGCGCTTTCTTCCTCGCTCAGCGGAACTGCGGAGTCGTCGCCGCGCACGTGGCGCATGTCGCCATTGAGCCAGGGAGCGCGAAGCCTCGCATGGTCTTCGTTGGTCAACTGCGACATGGCCTTGTTCAGTGCCCCGATCAGTTCCTGGCGATCGTGAGGGGCCGCGAAGCAGAGCGCCGAAATGGGCAGCGCCACGGGCACGCCAACACGCAAGGTGTTCTGCAGTCCCGCTTGCTCGATGGACAGCCGTGCCGCGTAGGGATCCTCGATATAGGCTTCGGCGCGGCCGTCCACGACCATCTGCAGGGCGTCGCGCGTGCTCGACGCCAACAGCAGCTTCACACCGGGAATGTATTTGCCGGCGGTCTCCGAAGCGGCATCGCCGGCGACGCTCACCAATATGGCGTTGCGCAGGCCCGACGCATCCCGCTGCCGCTGGTTGTCGTGGCGGGTCACCAGGGTCGGGAAATCCTCGAAGTACGAGGCGCTGAAAAGCAGGTAACCCATGCGCTCGGGAGTGGGCGACATGTTCATCAGGAGGTCGACGGCGCCGGACTTGGCCGCGTTGCGCGCCGAACGCCAATCCGGGTACACACGGTAGGTGACATTGATGCCAAGCATGCGGGTCAGCTTGGCGAGGTAGTCGGGTGCCAGACCCCTGACCTTCCCGCTGGCCGCGCTTTCGAACGGGGCGAAGCCCTCCTGGTAGGTGCCGACGACGATGGTCGGGTGCGTCTCGATCCAGCGCTGCTCCTCCGGCGTCAGAGACACGTCCTGGGCCACCACGAGGCGGACCGCGCAGAACATCGTAATCAGAAGGCAGTAGCGCAGCCAGGCCATCGGGACGTCCATTCAAGAGTGGTGACAGGTCGCGCTCGGCACCTGTCCGTTGCGGTACGGCCACCGTCGCTTCCATGACGGCCGTGGCAGATCCGAGGCCTTTGTCGTGTTCTCTCTACGACGTGGCGATGGGATGATGGCGGTTCGGGCGATCAGCGCATCGAGGCAGGAGCCGGCCAGGCGTCTTGGTCGCATGCTTCGGCCCACTGCGCCACCCGCCGCGCGTCCCGTTCGGTCCGCACGGCCACGCGCGTGGCGTAATGCGGTGAGCCTGCTTCGCGTTCGGCCAGGTGGGTGGCGAAAGCCACGGCATCGAATAGCTCCTCGCGATGACCGATCGGCTGGTTGTTGCGAAGAATGGCCCAACCGCGGTCCGGCCTGCTGGTGACGTGGTAACTCACTAGGGTCGTCATGGGATGGCGCTCTCTGTCGTGGACTGCGGTAAGTGCAGTTCGTCAAGGGAGCGGCCACCTTAATCAGCCTATTCGTAGCGATAAATCGGAGCAGTCCGAAATATCATCCCTGCCCTCCTTGGCCTGAGACATTACGCGGCGGTCTCAGATGATCCCGTGCTCGCGCGCATAGCTCACCATGTCGCGATCGTGGTTCAGGCCCAGCTTTTTCATCGCCTGCCGCTTTTGCGTACTCACCGTCTTCACGCTGCGGCTGAGCCGTTCGGCGATCTGCGTCACGGACAACCCGCTCACGTAGAGGCGGAACACCTCCATTTCCCGCGGCGAAGGCTGGTTGGTGGTTTCGGTTGGCGATTCGCGCTCGCTCTGCTCGAAGCGCTCGCGCAGCGAGGTGCTCATGAAAGGCTTGCGCTGCATGACCGCCCGCACCGCATGGACCAGTTCGCCCATGGCGGACCGTTTGTCGGCCAGGCCCAGCACGCCCTTGTTCTGCAGCGTCCGCAGCACGCCGACGTTGTTGACCATGGTCTGCACGATGACCGGCACCTGCGTGTAGCGCGAAGCCAGCAGGGCGATCAGCGGAAGGCCGTCGCCGTGGCGGTGGCTCGCGGTGGCCTCGCGCTCGTCGCTGCCCGGCATGGAGAAGTCCGTGATGATCACGTCGCAGGGCTGCCGCTTCAGCAGATCGACCAGCTCGTGGCCATTGCTGGCTTCGCCGACGACACGGATGTCTTCCTGGCGCTCCAGCACCGCCTTGACCCCTGCGAGAACGACCGGATGGTCATCCGCAACAATGACTCGAATCATCACGCTTTCCTCGTGATTTCGGTGGTCCCCGCCCTATGCGCGGCCTTCGTTCCATGGGCATCCGAAAGCCGCAAGCTCCGCTCCGGGAGCCAGGCCATGCTCCGACGCCGTTCCTGGGCGAAGCTGTCTCTTCCGTAGATAGGATTACTCTTATTCATGTCGCTGCCAAGGTAGGTCGTGCGATGAAATGACGTTTTTTTCACGCGTCACTGCAAAGTAACTAAACGTTTGGGACTCTTTCCAGCCGGTAGGGAACAGGTAGGCGGCTTTCGGACCCGCAAATAAAAGTTCTCCGATAATGGCCAGAGGCAGAATGAGATTTGTCCGAATGAAATTAGGAAGGTGACCAATTGAGATTTTTCTCAATCGCGGGGCATGGAGAGAAGACGACCGGAGATCCTGCCAAGCATTAGTTCTGGTCAAACGCCAGCCCCCCCCCTGCCACTTTCGGTGTTTTCCCCGTCCTGATGGCATAATGGCCGTTCATGACTGCCCGCTCGGCAGTACTCGTCAGGCCGCCTTCCG
It contains:
- a CDS encoding response regulator transcription factor → MIRVIVADDHPVVLAGVKAVLERQEDIRVVGEASNGHELVDLLKRQPCDVIITDFSMPGSDEREATASHRHGDGLPLIALLASRYTQVPVIVQTMVNNVGVLRTLQNKGVLGLADKRSAMGELVHAVRAVMQRKPFMSTSLRERFEQSERESPTETTNQPSPREMEVFRLYVSGLSVTQIAERLSRSVKTVSTQKRQAMKKLGLNHDRDMVSYAREHGII